The genomic interval CGCGTTGGCCATTTACACACCTGATTTGGGAGACGGATTCTATGGAAACAAGGCAGTCGGTTAGTGTCTGGGGTTACGATCCTCGCTATAATCGCGTCGAATTCTTAGACGACCAGAGTGATTCACTCGGCGTGGTGGAAGTCCGACTCGCAAATCGAGCCATAGCAACGCAAGCCGCGCCGCGAGCTATCGGCGACAACGAAGCGAGATCGGACTTGCAGCGGTCGTGGATTCTCCGTTGGGTCGGAAACACGGCGATGAGCTTCCGGCGACTCCTCTTCGGCGAAAGAATGTCACGTTGAACACTTCGCGCGGGCAGATTGCAGCGGCGTATTCTCCGTGGTTATCATGGCGACCTCGGTGCGGTTCAAAGCCTCTTGTGGGAGATCCAGCGTGTCCCACCCATGTGCCGCCTGCGGGGCGAAGCTCGCGCCCGAATCTGACCGCTGCCAAGCGTGCGGGAGGCCAGTCGGAGCGCGGCGCCCCGAGACGCAGGGCACGATGCTCGAAGAAGGGGGCCAACGTCGGTCGACGATCGACCGCACCTGGACCATCGGAAAGGATCCGAGCTGCGATCTCCCGGTCGACCGCTCTACGGTGTCCAAGGTGCATTGTCGCTTATCGCGCACGCGCGCGGGCTTTGAAATCGAGGACCTGAGATCGAGCAACGGCACGTTCGTCAACGGCGAGCGCATTTCTGGCATTACCAAGGTCTCGCCGCTCGATCGGATAACGCTGGGGCGGACCGTCGACATGCCCTGGCCCCCTGACGTAGGCTTCGTCTCGGGTGCGGTGCGCATCGGGCGTAATTCGGACAATGACGTCGTCCTCGATTTTCCGATGGTGTCGGCCTATCACGCACGGCTTTTCACCAGGGAGGGGCAACTGTGGATCGAGGACCTCGAGTCAGCCAATGGAACCGCCATCGGTGCTCCGGAGCGAAAGGTCGCTCGCGCACCTTTGCGCCTCGATGACTACGTCTATTTCGGTTCGCTCCGGTTGCCGGCCAGCAAATTGGTCAGCGGCAAAGTTGATCTCGGCAACGCGCCGCATCGAAACGTATCGGCTGCCGGTAAGATCATCATCCTTGGCCGCGATGAAGGCTGTGACCAGGTCCTGGACGATCCCCGCGTTTCGCGCCGGCATGCGCGACTGGTGCCGGCCGCGTGTAGCGCTACGATCGAAGACCTGGGCTCGACCAACGGTACGTTCGTCAATGGCGAGCGCATCGGCCGGCCGACGACGCTCAAGACGGGCGATGAGATCGTCATCGGCAGCTTCACCTTTCGACTGACGGCCGACGGCAATCTCGAGCAACGCGACTATCGCGGCAACGTCAAGATCGAAAGCCGCGTGGTGAGCGTCGCCGTACGAGAGCGAAAGCTGCTCGAAGAAATCTCGCTGACTGTACTTCCCTCGGAATTCGTGGGACTGATGGGACCCAGCGGAGCGGGTAAGACAACCTTCATGAACGTCCTGAACGGTTACACGCCGCCCAGCAGCGGTTCGGTGCTTTTCAACGGATGTGATCTGTATGCCAATTATCAGCAGTTTCAGGGCGCCGTCGGTTACGTCCCCCAGGACGACATCATGCACGGTGAGCTGACCGTTGGTCAGGCTCTTTACTATTCCGCGCGATTGCGCCTGCCACGCGATTTCACGAATGCAGAGATCCACAAGCGCATTGCCGGCGTCATTCACCAACTGGGGCTCGACGGAACGGAGAACGTACTGATCGGCACGGCGGCGAAAAAGGGGATCAGTGGGGGTCAGCGCAAGCGCGTAAACTTGGCCATGGAGTTGCTGACCGATCCCTCGGTTTTGTTCTTGGACGAGCCGACCTCCGGGCTGTCGTCGGAAGACGCTTTGATGGTCATGAGGTTGCTGCGCGAGCTGGCCGACGACGGCAAGACCATACTGTTGACCGTGCACCAGCCGAGCCTGGAGGCTTATCGCCTCTTGGATAACCTAGTGCTTGTCGGTAAGGATACGGGCACGGCGGATCCAGGCCGGCTGGTCTACTATGGCCCGGCGCATCCGCATGCCATTCATTTCTTCAATCCCGGCAAGGCAGGCAACGAGCTCGCGGTCCTTGAGGCCTCGCCCGATTCGGTGCTCCGTGGGCTTGGTCAGCGCAAGGCCGCCGACTGGGCGGCCGATTATGCTCGCTCTTCGCTGAAGCAACAGTTCGTCGACCTGCGCGCCGATCCGCGTGGATCCACGGCCGCGCCTGTCGCGACCAGTGTCGCAACGCGTCCTCCTGCGCTTTTGCAATGCTGGACGCTGATGCGGCGCTCGCTGGCCATCAAGCTACGTGATTTGACGAACACGGCGATCTTGATGGTTCAGGCGCCCATCATCGCCTTGTTGATTGTCCTCGTATTCGGCAAGCAAGCCACGGCCGAAGTCCTGCCAACGACCTGGCAATCGGTCTCGAAGGCCACATCGACGACGGTGTTCCTGTTGGCCGTAGCGGCGATCTGGTTCGGATGCTCAAATGCCGCGCGCGAGATCGTGGGAGAATGGCCGATCTATCGTCGCGAGCGCATGGTCAGCTTGCGCATCGGCGCTTACCTGGCCGCGAAGTTGCTCGTGCTGGGGACATTGTGTCTCGTACAGTGCGCCGTACTGCTGGGCATTGTTTGGTGGGGTGCGGGGCTGAAAGGGTCGTTGCCGACGTTGTTCATGCTCTTGACTCTGACCGCTCTCGTCGGAACTGGTATAGGGCTTGCTACGTCGGCGCTTGCTCGCACGTCCGAAGTGGCCATCGCGCTATTGCCGCTCATCTTACTGCCGATGATCATCCTGGCGGGGGTGTTGCAACCACTGCATGAGATGAACAGGGTGGTTCGCGGCGTCGCGCAGTTGATGCCGTCGCGGTGGGCCTTCCAAGGATTACTGCTCACCGAAGCGGCCAAGCGCCCCGTGTGGAGTCCTCCGCAGCAACCATTGCCGCCATCGCCACGGGCGGCCGTGGGGGATGCTGACGGTGTGTCGGCTGCGGATCAGGCTAGTGCGAGCGCGGATGCTGCGCCCGCGGACAGAGCGCGCGAAATCGACGTGGCCGAGGCTTTTTTCCCTGAGAGGTCACGGCGTGCTGGCGCGGTGGCGTCGTTCGCGACGTTACTTACCATGCTGGGGCTATTGGTCGCAACCACCGCGATTATCCTGCGCCGCCGCGATATCCATTAGAAGACGATCAGACCACTGGCCGTGGGCGCAGCCCACGGCGCTAAGCTTCCAGCAGACGCAGCAAATCGCTAAGCTCAGCGTCGACTTCATCCTGCGAGCCGACTTGATCGGCCACTTCTTTGCGCAAGAGCGAAGCAAACTCGTTGCTTGTCATTTCGAGGCAATAGCGAATCTGATCCCTCGAAATACGAAATCGCTCGGCCAGGTTCTGCTGTGCCGCCGCCGCCACGCCCGGCGGCGGAAAATGAACCTCCGAGAAAATCTGGTACCAATCGGGCCGGCCGCGCCCTTCACACCATGTTTGTAGCATGCGACGCACATGGTTCACGACGGCATGAGCCCATTGCGTCATGAAAATATCGTCGGGCGAATCGTAATCGGCCGGATCAAAGCTGCGTTCTTCATCCGAAATCAGAGCCGAGATCGATAACAGGTGGTCGTCAAAGGTGCGCTGCCGGGGCGCCCGATGTGGACTTTGATCGGCCAGAAATCGTTTGACAATCGTCAGCAAAAAGGCGCGAAAGCGTCCGCGGCCAGGATCGGCCGGCTGGACCCAGTTTTTGGAAAGAAAGCGCAGGAAGAACTCCTGGACTAGGTCTTCCGCTCCGTGTACGGGCACGTGTCTGGCCCGCAGGTAATAATACACCGGGCGCCAATAGGCGCTGACAAAGCGATTCATGGCCGCCACGGTTTCTTCGCTGGCCGGCTCCTGCATCTTGTGAATCATCGTCCACGCCGTCGTCGGAAAATTTCCCTGAGGACCAAATGACATGCGGATTGCCAATTCGCGTGGGAGACTAGAGGCACGTTATTGAAGCGTGCGCAGAAACTTGGTCCAAGCATCGCGCTGGGCGTTGGTCTGCGTATCGATCGTCTTCCGGGCATTGGCTGAGACAGTGCGGTCGCTCGCTCCCATCTTGCGCAGCAATTCGCTAGCTTCCTTGCGCAGCTTCACCATCTGGGCGCGACTGTCGCGCTCGCTCACGGCGATCTGCTGCTCAATGTCGTGCAAGGCGATGAACGCCAAATCGAACGCCGACGTCTGCTGCTCATCGAGATCTTCGCGCGTTACAAGCTGCGGTTCGGTCGGGCCCTGGGCGACAAGAAACTGTTCGGATTGC from Pirellulales bacterium carries:
- a CDS encoding FHA domain-containing protein, with product MLEEGGQRRSTIDRTWTIGKDPSCDLPVDRSTVSKVHCRLSRTRAGFEIEDLRSSNGTFVNGERISGITKVSPLDRITLGRTVDMPWPPDVGFVSGAVRIGRNSDNDVVLDFPMVSAYHARLFTREGQLWIEDLESANGTAIGAPERKVARAPLRLDDYVYFGSLRLPASKLVSGKVDLGNAPHRNVSAAGKIIILGRDEGCDQVLDDPRVSRRHARLVPAACSATIEDLGSTNGTFVNGERIGRPTTLKTGDEIVIGSFTFRLTADGNLEQRDYRGNVKIESRVVSVAVRERKLLEEISLTVLPSEFVGLMGPSGAGKTTFMNVLNGYTPPSSGSVLFNGCDLYANYQQFQGAVGYVPQDDIMHGELTVGQALYYSARLRLPRDFTNAEIHKRIAGVIHQLGLDGTENVLIGTAAKKGISGGQRKRVNLAMELLTDPSVLFLDEPTSGLSSEDALMVMRLLRELADDGKTILLTVHQPSLEAYRLLDNLVLVGKDTGTADPGRLVYYGPAHPHAIHFFNPGKAGNELAVLEASPDSVLRGLGQRKAADWAADYARSSLKQQFVDLRADPRGSTAAPVATSVATRPPALLQCWTLMRRSLAIKLRDLTNTAILMVQAPIIALLIVLVFGKQATAEVLPTTWQSVSKATSTTVFLLAVAAIWFGCSNAAREIVGEWPIYRRERMVSLRIGAYLAAKLLVLGTLCLVQCAVLLGIVWWGAGLKGSLPTLFMLLTLTALVGTGIGLATSALARTSEVAIALLPLILLPMIILAGVLQPLHEMNRVVRGVAQLMPSRWAFQGLLLTEAAKRPVWSPPQQPLPPSPRAAVGDADGVSAADQASASADAAPADRAREIDVAEAFFPERSRRAGAVASFATLLTMLGLLVATTAIILRRRDIH
- a CDS encoding sigma factor, whose translation is MSFGPQGNFPTTAWTMIHKMQEPASEETVAAMNRFVSAYWRPVYYYLRARHVPVHGAEDLVQEFFLRFLSKNWVQPADPGRGRFRAFLLTIVKRFLADQSPHRAPRQRTFDDHLLSISALISDEERSFDPADYDSPDDIFMTQWAHAVVNHVRRMLQTWCEGRGRPDWYQIFSEVHFPPPGVAAAAQQNLAERFRISRDQIRYCLEMTSNEFASLLRKEVADQVGSQDEVDAELSDLLRLLEA